A genome region from Columba livia isolate bColLiv1 breed racing homer chromosome 2, bColLiv1.pat.W.v2, whole genome shotgun sequence includes the following:
- the PPP1R3G gene encoding protein phosphatase 1 regulatory subunit 3G, translating to MASPARPRQELAAEERRFRGAAPTVPRDAKREAAGEQRLLLLELRRCGRPPSPGPGERREEGEEEEEEEEEEAAAGEGCCSKCKKRVQFADSLGLSLASVKHFSEAEEPQVPSAALSRLQNPPADEGVSQPPGDEAPPPALRLVPDFPDGGEPSAERLRRQRVCLERLGRPPAPTDVRGTVQVLGCPGPKEVTVRYTFNEWLSFVDVPAAPLPPAPVAAGDSPAERYNFSLCVPPSLREGSSLHFAIRYRSPQGEYWDNNGGRNYTLRCCGSPGAGPAAPPAAGSPPPPAVPRY from the coding sequence ATGGCGAGCCCCGCACGCCCGCGGCAGGAGCTGGCGGCGGAGGAGCGGAGGTTCCGCGGCGCGGCCCCGACGGTGCCCCGCGACGCCAAGCGAGAGGCGGCCGGGGAGCAGCGGCTGCTCCTACTGGAGCTGCGCCGCTGCGGGCGGCCGCCGTCCCCCGGCCCCGGCGAGCggcgggaggagggggaggaagaggaagaggaggaggaggaagaagcgGCGGCGGGCGAAGGCTGCTGCAGCAAGTGCAAGAAGCGGGTGCAGTTCGCCGACTCGCTGGGGCTGAGCCTTGCCAGCGTCAAGCACTTCAGCGAGGCCGAGGAGCCGCAAGTGCCGTCCGCCGCGCTGTCCCGCCTGCAGAACCCGCCCGCCGACGAGGGGGTCTCGCAGCCTCCCGGCGACGAAGCCCCGCCGCCGGCCCTGCGCCTGGTGCCCGACTTCCCCGACGGCGGCGAGCCCAGCGCCGAGCGGCTGCGGCGGCAGCGCGTCTGCTTGGAGCGGCTGGGGCGACCCCCGGCACCCACCGACGTGCGGGGCACGGTGCAAGTGCTGGGCTGCCCCGGCCCCAAGGAGGTGACGGTGCGCTACACCTTCAACGAGTGGCTGTCCTTCGTGGACGTCCCAGCCGCCCCCCTGCCCCCGGCCCCGGTGGCCGCCGGCGACTCTCCCGCCGAGCGCTACAACTTCAGCCTGTGCGTCCCGCCGAGCCTGCGGGAGGGCTCGTCCCTCCACTTCGCCATCCGCTACCGCAGCCCGCAGGGCGAGTACTGGGACAACAACGGCGGCCGCAATTACACGCTGCGGTGCTGCGGCTCCCCCGGGGCCGGCCCCGCggctccccccgccgccggcagcccgccgccccccgccgtCCCCCGCTACTGA